The Stenotrophomonas sp. BIO128-Bstrain region CAGGTCGTGCGGGGTGGGCCCAAATTCCACCGACAGCTTTTCCCCCAAGCCTTTCATGATGGCCTTGCTGTCTTTGTAGTGCCCTTCTGCCGCCCGCGAGCTGCGCGCCGGATACACCCACCGCCCCCGAGGTTCGTCGACCGGCAGGCGTTGATCAAACCGACGCTTGATGAGCTGGAGCGAGAACGGGCCCAACGGCATGCTGTGGTCGCGCTTGTTCTTCGTTTTTGCAAAATAAACCTGCGGGCCAGGTTTCTTGGTGAGCGGGTTCACCGACACGCGCCCCTCTCGCCGGGCCTTGGGGTCCATCTCATCCAGCCACACCCAGGACTGGGTTTCCCGTTCGACCGGGGTGAGCCGGTCGAACCACGCCAGCTTCGCCGTCTCGTTGCGCCGCGCGCCCAGGAACAAGGTGGTGAGCAGGTAGTAAACCCCGCTTTCGTTCTGCCCCCGCTGGGCTTCTCGCCGGCTCCACAGGTAGTCGATGGCCCGACCCAGCGTGTTGTCTTCGCTCCCGAGCGGGTTTCGGACGCGGGCCTTCTCGTAGTAGACGTGAAGGCCCGCGGCGTCGCGCATCCGCCCCTCCTCCCACAGCACGCCAAAGTCGTTTCCGAACAGCACCGCCTTGCGCTCGGCCTTCTTGGCAGCGCGGGCCTCTTTGTCCACCGCGTAGTTGATCGCCCGAAACGCGGTGGAGAAGGTCTGTTCGGCCGCCGACACCCCCGCCGCCCGGATGCGGGTGCGCATGGCCTCACTGTCAACGCCCACCCTGGCCAGCTCTTCGTCGGTGAGCTCCACCCGCCCGGTCCGCGCCATGACGTCCTTGATGGCCTGGGACAACCGGTTGGAATGCAAGGCGGCCGACAGGCGGGTGGCCTCGAAGGCTTTGCTGACCTTGTCTTCGTCCAGTTCCATGATCGGGGTGTGGCCGATGCCCACCTCCGGCCGCTCCAAACGGGCCATGGAATTGGTCAACGTCTTGAGGGTGCCCGCGGTCGCCGGACGGGTCCGGCGGGCCAGCATGTCGTGGTAGAGCTGGATCGCTTGGTTAACGGTCAGCGCCTTGGTGGCTTGGATCGACAGTTCCTTCTCCGCCAGTGCCTTGGGGTGCTGCCCCTCCTTCTTGGCCCCGGCCACCTTCACCCCGGCCAGGTCGTGGGCGTCCTTGAGGGCCAGTTCGCTGGTGTCCCCCACGCTGATTCGCATGACCTTGCCACCGATCTTGCGCTGAACTTCATAAGTGGATTTGAGCTTGCCCACGAACACCCCAAACCCAATGGGCGCGCCTGGGGATCCATCGAGGAACCGCCATTGCTTGCCGTCGGGGTTGGGCTCGAGCACCGCATACCCCTTGGCGTTGGTGACGACCGCACCGCTCTTGTCTAGCTTCGGGCGCAGGGTGCTGCGAAGCTGTCTCAGCTGTTCAGGGGTGAGCTTCAGTCGGAATGCCATGGCGACCACTGTCCTTTGGGTGAATGTCGCGGCACGCTGCCCGGTGCCGGGTAGCCAAATTCTGGCATGAATCGGCCCCTGCAGGGATTTGGCTACCTTTGGCTACTACAATAGCCTCCAAACCCTTCCACTAGCACCTACTCACCACCACTTCCGTCTCGTGCGAATACGCTCTAAATGACTGATAAAAAAGAACAATCCAAAAAATCAACGGTCTCGTCAGAGCATACGCCACTCATGAAGCAGTTCTTCGCCGCCAAGTCCGATTACCCGGACCTGCTGCTCTTCTTCCGGATGGGCGACTTCTATGAGCTGTTCTACGACGACGCCCGCAAGGCGGCGCGGCTGCTGGACATCACCCTGACCCAGCGCGGCAGCTCCGGGGGCGCGCCGATCCCGATGGCCGGCGTCCCGGTCCACGCCTACGAAGGCTATCTGGCGCGTCTGGTCGCCCTGG contains the following coding sequences:
- a CDS encoding tyrosine-type recombinase/integrase, which gives rise to MAFRLKLTPEQLRQLRSTLRPKLDKSGAVVTNAKGYAVLEPNPDGKQWRFLDGSPGAPIGFGVFVGKLKSTYEVQRKIGGKVMRISVGDTSELALKDAHDLAGVKVAGAKKEGQHPKALAEKELSIQATKALTVNQAIQLYHDMLARRTRPATAGTLKTLTNSMARLERPEVGIGHTPIMELDEDKVSKAFEATRLSAALHSNRLSQAIKDVMARTGRVELTDEELARVGVDSEAMRTRIRAAGVSAAEQTFSTAFRAINYAVDKEARAAKKAERKAVLFGNDFGVLWEEGRMRDAAGLHVYYEKARVRNPLGSEDNTLGRAIDYLWSRREAQRGQNESGVYYLLTTLFLGARRNETAKLAWFDRLTPVERETQSWVWLDEMDPKARREGRVSVNPLTKKPGPQVYFAKTKNKRDHSMPLGPFSLQLIKRRFDQRLPVDEPRGRWVYPARSSRAAEGHYKDSKAIMKGLGEKLSVEFGPTPHDLRRTLGRYATRVGISNRITSRLFNHLPQKKDGEDEGSKSSVRYQEPEWFELQDALQRVEQLMASSSPAFYNMLKPVDWPLLPPRNDTATPQQ